GTGGCTGCGTAGCGATCTGATGCCCATCAGGGAAGAGCGTTCGACGGCAGTGGTGTTTGCTGGCGAGCAGAAGCCCGCGCTTAGCTCTGCCGGGCAGCAGGCGGCGGAGAAGCTGCTCGCTACCGCAGAGCGATTGCTCCCGCAAGGGCAGCAGAACTTATTTGGCGAGTGGTCGATTGCCGATACCGATCTGGCGCTGATGCTCAACCGCCTGATTCTTAACGGTGACGAGGTGCCAGATCGCCTGAAAGAGTATGCCAGCTTCCAGTGGCAGCGTGCTTCGGTGCAGCTTTGGCTGGCGCTGTCGGCCAAAAACGCAGGCTGATAGCTGACAGAGAATTCGTTATCATTGGCTGACTATCATGACAGGAGCCAGGGATAAATGAAGCTGATGTTTGCCTCGGACCTTCACGGTTCGTTACCCGCAACGGAAAAAGTACTGGAACGCTTTGCGCAAAGCGGAGCGAAATGGCTGGTGATACTGGGCGATATACTGAACCACGGCCCGCGTAACGCGCTGCCTGCAGGCTACAATCCACCCGGCGTCGCGGACTCGCTTAATACCGTTGCCGAAAAAATAATCGCGGTACGAGGAAATTGCGACAGTGAAGTGGACCAGATGCTGCTCGAATTTCCCCTCACCGCGCCCTGGCAGCAGGTTCTGCTGGAACAGCAGCGGCTTTTTCTGACCCACGGCCATCTTTATCATCCGGGACACATGCCGCCATTATCCGCTGGCGATGTTCTGATTTTCGGTCATACGCATCTTCCGGTTGCAGAAAAGCACGAACAGATCTATTTGTTTAATCCAGGCTCTGTCAGCCTACCGA
This region of Cedecea lapagei genomic DNA includes:
- the yfcF gene encoding glutathione transferase translates to MSQPAITLWTDSHYFSPYALSVFVALKEKGLAFSLQTVDLASGQNLKPGWKGFDLTRRVPVLAVGEFVLSESSAIDEYLEERFAPPTWERIYPHDIEKRARARQVQAWLRSDLMPIREERSTAVVFAGEQKPALSSAGQQAAEKLLATAERLLPQGQQNLFGEWSIADTDLALMLNRLILNGDEVPDRLKEYASFQWQRASVQLWLALSAKNAG
- the yfcE gene encoding phosphodiesterase; translated protein: MKLMFASDLHGSLPATEKVLERFAQSGAKWLVILGDILNHGPRNALPAGYNPPGVADSLNTVAEKIIAVRGNCDSEVDQMLLEFPLTAPWQQVLLEQQRLFLTHGHLYHPGHMPPLSAGDVLIFGHTHLPVAEKHEQIYLFNPGSVSLPKGGFEASYGMLDDGVLTVRTLESEGVIAQVSITP